The following are encoded together in the Bacillus cereus group sp. RP43 genome:
- a CDS encoding erythromycin esterase family protein: protein MFKKWKVGMVASLLAFMTFTSVVSAEEKPKDQPKWEEWVKEHAKKLNKPNAQTTEDLSFLKETVQDKRIVLLGESTHGAKEINQSKVRIIKYLHEEMGYDVLAFESGFAEANAVNQKLDRLTATQAMKQSLETVWHTEEIEELFHYLKEQKEKGTPLILTGFDTQIWWNSSFPQFAKEWLEKISPEIANDVELVDKELVDIERTFNPKNNQYPYEQYKKDIQPVIDKYEKIKAFIQEHKTELLEVAPVNTYDVNLLEKAISIRIDTIKTHQDAKVKEKNFIFSPNPKASEFSFYIRDQKMGQTLAWLSDIQYKNKKIIVWGHNYHIRKQNSKMILDFTDIQKHNFVAPTMIDYMPKRIKDQMYMVGVYACSGSSWNSDISEIVPVETDHTEQSIEKILSAAQYPHIFVNLKGERNRPETSWMFSPTAGRYWGLKESEEIMNPIEQYDGILWLDHITPSQMK, encoded by the coding sequence GTGTTTAAAAAGTGGAAAGTAGGTATGGTTGCTTCTCTCCTAGCATTTATGACGTTTACATCCGTTGTTTCTGCAGAAGAAAAACCTAAAGATCAACCAAAATGGGAAGAATGGGTAAAGGAGCATGCAAAAAAATTAAACAAGCCTAATGCTCAGACAACTGAAGATTTGTCCTTTTTAAAAGAAACAGTACAGGATAAACGTATTGTTCTTCTCGGTGAAAGTACACATGGTGCCAAAGAAATAAACCAATCTAAAGTACGGATCATTAAGTATTTGCATGAAGAAATGGGATATGATGTACTGGCATTTGAATCTGGATTTGCAGAAGCAAATGCTGTTAACCAAAAACTGGACCGATTAACTGCTACTCAAGCCATGAAACAATCTTTAGAAACCGTATGGCATACAGAAGAAATTGAGGAACTGTTTCATTATCTAAAAGAGCAAAAAGAAAAAGGGACTCCACTGATTTTAACTGGATTTGATACTCAAATTTGGTGGAATTCATCTTTCCCACAATTTGCAAAAGAATGGTTAGAGAAAATTAGTCCTGAAATTGCTAATGATGTTGAATTAGTGGATAAAGAATTGGTCGATATAGAGCGGACATTTAACCCAAAAAATAATCAGTATCCGTATGAACAATATAAAAAGGACATTCAGCCAGTAATAGACAAATACGAAAAAATCAAAGCATTTATTCAAGAGCATAAAACTGAATTACTCGAGGTCGCGCCAGTTAATACATATGATGTAAATCTGTTAGAGAAAGCCATTAGTATACGAATTGATACGATTAAAACTCATCAAGATGCTAAAGTAAAAGAAAAAAACTTCATATTCTCACCGAATCCAAAAGCGTCTGAGTTCTCATTTTATATTCGAGATCAGAAAATGGGACAAACTTTAGCATGGTTAAGTGATATTCAATACAAAAACAAAAAAATCATCGTATGGGGACATAACTATCATATTCGAAAACAAAATTCAAAGATGATACTCGATTTTACTGATATACAAAAACATAACTTTGTAGCACCGACTATGATTGATTACATGCCTAAACGTATTAAAGATCAAATGTATATGGTCGGTGTGTACGCTTGTAGTGGAAGCAGCTGGAATAGCGATATTAGTGAAATAGTTCCTGTAGAAACTGATCACACGGAACAGAGTATTGAAAAAATATTAAGTGCTGCACAATACCCACATATATTTGTCAATTTAAAAGGTGAAAGAAACCGTCCAGAAACCTCTTGGATGTTCTCTCCTACTGCGGGAAGATACTGGGGTCTGAAAGAATCTGAAGAAATAATGAATCCAATTGAACAATATGATGGTATTCTATGGCTAGACCATATTACACCATCGCAAATGAAATAA
- a CDS encoding helix-turn-helix transcriptional regulator, which yields MEPLLIYKALSNETRCQILSWLKNPENHFDEKPYLEQGLNFQVGVCVGDIQLKTGLAQSVISSYLLTMKKAGLLESDRIGKWTYYRRNEKTIREFSEYVQNEL from the coding sequence ATGGAACCTTTATTAATTTATAAAGCATTGTCAAATGAAACACGATGTCAAATTTTATCATGGTTGAAAAATCCAGAAAACCATTTCGATGAAAAACCTTATCTAGAACAAGGCCTTAACTTTCAAGTTGGAGTATGTGTAGGAGATATCCAGCTTAAAACTGGCTTAGCCCAATCGGTTATTTCTAGCTATTTATTAACTATGAAAAAAGCAGGCTTACTAGAATCTGACCGAATTGGAAAATGGACATACTATCGCCGAAATGAAAAAACAATACGAGAGTTTTCTGAATACGTTCAAAACGAATTATAA